The Mustela nigripes isolate SB6536 chromosome 6, MUSNIG.SB6536, whole genome shotgun sequence DNA window AGGAAGTTGTGTGAGGTTAGTGAGGAATTGCATGAGGTCAGGTGATGGGTCAAGCCAGGCCACACACTGGCACAGCGTGttcccatctgcctgcctctgacggACTCTGCCGACTGAGGCTGGGCTGCTTCTGCTGGCAGAGTCATGCCAACAACGGCTTAAAGACAGACAGAAGGTGCAAAACGATGTGTCTGGAAAGCAAGCTCCAGGGGCCGGTTTTGGAATAGCCCAAAGACGCCCGAATCCAACAGCACGTTATATCACTAGGAAAGGGGATAGGATGACCTTCAGGACTGCCTCCGCTAGCATGGAAACCAAGCCCAGTGCCCTGTCTCTTCAGCACTGGTAAAGGGCTTAGCACCGACTGCAGACTGTAATGCAGGCCCAAGTGGGCACCTGCACAgtcaacagagagagagtgttCCTCAGGGGAGGAAGTGAAGGACTCTTAAAACAGACGGTGTATTTGCTTCAACTATGTCTGTCATGGCTGCTGCTACTCTCAAGAGAAACCGAAAATAACTGACCCCTTAGTTCTTTGAGGGTCAGAGAATGGCTGGTAGAGGAGATTTGTTTCTTAGACAGTTGAGTGGAATAAGAGCAGAAGTAGGAGGAAGTGGCTCTTCGTTACAGGAGAAGAGTCAGCCATGCACAGGGGGTAGAATGCGAACCGCACCTCAAGGCtgatctcttcctttctctgtcctccAATATCTTGAatcataaaatgtataataaagggAGCATCATCGGCATAAGCCATACAAAACCAGTCTTATTTCCCAAGGGAACATATGCCATCAGGCGAGGGAGCAACTGCGACAGCTATATCATTAGAAAGACCCGACAGAACAAGCCGGAAGAATCATCCCTGTGCCTCCCAGCAGGTGGGAAGAGAGCCGCGGTGGCCTAATGGTCCCACTCTCTGGTCAACGGACTCCTGGCACGAGGGTTGAAGAGAAGATGGAAGGACACGGAGCAAACATCTAGTTGAGGGCAGCACATCCAACACAGGTTGGCTGGGGAGGAGCTAGAAGGTTCAGGAGATGGCAAGCACTTACTAGAAGGCCCAGCCATAATTCCAAGCATGTGGCCTCCAGTCTTCTGGACCCAAGTTGGCAGTTGCCTGGAAGACTTGTGAATACATCATATGGGCCACCATGCCCAGAAGGCCTACAGAGGGAACAGAAAGGCGGCGGCCTTAGACCCAGGCTGGCTTTGCCATTTATAGGGAGTAGGAGTTTGGAGCAACCTCCTCATTTTGTATCTGTTACAGCCTATGTGGAGATGTCCCCATCACCCATCGGCCCCCACACTTCCGGGACGCTAATCTGCGATGGGGGCTTTGCAATAAGTCCCCCCCAGGCTTTAGGTGGAGAGCTACAGAAAAAGTTTCTGAGTCAATGCTGCACTTGGGGCATTTTACTTCTTCCCACCCATGCCCTCAACGCGAGCTTTATTCTTGATCTATCTTTATATCTGCGTCTCTTACTCCTACTTGATCCAGCGGAGTCCGGAAAAGCTGTGTGCATGGGCAACTGAGAAGTGAACCAAACTGTATTTCACATACTGATAAAGCTGGCAAATAAGAAGAACCCAGAGAGAAATCATTTTGCCAAGCACATGATGATCCAATACAAAATTTCCATCTCTCATCCCTCCATTCTGGACCCCGCCTCCTCGTTCCTGCCCTTTGGATGGACACAGGAGCCCATCAGAGGGGCCTGGAAGGTGGCCAGGCCCCCGCCCACCCCAGCCTGGGAGGCTGCACCTGACAGGACAGAGGAAATGGCGGCGAAGGCGCTCAGCTTGAGTCCGCAGCCCGGGTTCCGGGTGAACAGCAGGTCCATCAGTAGCAGGAGGAAGCTGACGAATTCAAGTCCGATGGACAAGAACTGGGCTCCAAGTGATAACCATAGGATCTCTGTCAGAATCCAGGGAAGAAAATACAATCCAAGTATtaaacaacaagacaaaagaaatcacaagaagagCCTTCACCCTGACAGTTACATGACCGAGCGCTGAAACGCGGAGCCCCGCAGAAGGGAAAGCCTCCCAGAgtcagagaaggggaaaaggggaCAGGGCTGGCAGCAGCTGGCTAGCGTTCCCTCCTTGGGGTCTTTTGCTGTTACCCTTGCGCTtgctgctctcagctcaggaccTGATAAAGACTCCAGTAAACTAGATTGACTGGAAGtaccattagggagattcaagaAAAGATCAGCTAATCGTCACAAAATCTGGCAGAGGCATGACTTTGCTGTGGGTCATTTTTGTTCTCGTTTTCCTTACTGAATTTTGGAGCAGtcagttctgtttttttctccctccctctcctttttcactccctcctttaaaaatatatattttttaaacttaaaaatatatatacatattggaaagaaaaaaccTCTTGAGCTTTTCAACATGGTTACTTGGCAACAGGAGGAGGTTAGAACTGTTGGTGGTTTTCTATTTGTGAACTTTATTTGTTCCTGCTGTTCCTTTTTTGCATTCCTGCATATGAATGAGAGTCAGCTCTGGAAGGAATGTGGGTCACCCCGCGGggctcagaaaaagagaaaaggagaccaCAGTACAGTGTAGAGAGCACAGTTGGTCCAGAGAGGTCCAACTCAATGGCGACTAAATTGGTGATCAAACCCACATACTTGCCACAAGCCccaagggagggtgggggaggaaagcCTTCTCCATCAACCGCTTCCCTCCAAATCGGAGAGTGGGGTGACGTGGGCCTTGCAACGTGGCAAACTCCAGTAGTCCTTTCTCACCTCTCTCGGTTGGTGGTGTGAGTTCATTGAAAGTTCGGCACCTCTCCCCTGAAACACAGACAAGGTACAACTTCAGGGGTACGTCCCGCAGCTGGCGCCGCTCCACTGGTTGGGACCTGTGCCTGCCCAGCACACGGTAGGTGGGCACTAGAAATTTCTCTCTGAAAGTGGGAAAGAATGCATTATGGACGGATGGTTGCATGACCAAGGCAAGAATCCCTCAGAATTCATTtctctgtccccagctcctgaccgtgaaaaagaagatgtgagcCTGAGAGGGCTTCCACAGGGAAATGTTCCCATTTCTCAGGTCCGGGAGGGTTAAGAAGCCTGATGTTAACCAGCACCTTTCCCTGCCTCCGTACCCTGGTCTGCATGGCTTGAAACTGTTTCTGGGACCCTGGGGTTGGAGCTGAGCTAAATGACATGTCAAtaacacatataaacacacacacacatttatattccTCGTCCCCCTCCTTTTTCCCATGTCCCAAATCGGGAGAAACAGGTTAACTGTACTGGATTCTGGGCTTTAGGACAACATCACTACCAGGTGATGTCCGAATGCTTTGAGCAGGGAGGAGGACTGTCCTTAGGTCAGCTGCTCCCAAGCTGAGGAGCACAGGTTAAGGTATGCACAGTGACACAAGACTGAGCTACCGGAGACCTGGGAGGTCAACGGTAGCCTCACTCCACCTAGTTACCCTCCCGAGGCTTCAGCCTCACCACCTTGTAAATCGTAACGGTAATACTCcgaaaaagaaaacccttttgGTGGGGTTGGAGAGGAAGAGGCTTGACAAGGGATCTCCTCAGATCCTTTCATCTCACTGGTGAGAAAGTTAAAGTCTGTGGAGAGGAAGCTGCTCATCTGGGGTCACAGCTGGacagagcggggggggggggggggggggcttttccCCAAGAATCCTCTTTCATTTGGTCTTCAAACAGCAACACTAACTCGCTAGTGTGGGGCTTCTCATGATGTTACAAGTCTAAATGGAACCCTTTGAGGTTTTAAACCAGCATGTCTACGAGACAGTCAGGAGGGGAAAAGCTAGATGGACTTTCGGGTCCCATCGAAAGGGAGTTCTAGGGAAAAGGGACAAGATGCAGAGTGGGGAGATGCTGAGACCCGGAGGGGTGTGGGGAGTGCTGTATACTTCCCACTGGCCCTTCGCCCCGTGTGAAGTTCCccggggcggggagagggggggaTATGAGGCAGCTGGGCTGACGACAAACCCACCTGGTTCTTCCACAGTTTCCTCACAGGATAGCCACATGCCACTCCAGAAGGTATGGAAGGAGAAGCGGTCATCCCCAGCCTCCCAGCTGTATTGCACCACCTCCGGGGATGATGAGTTGGCGCCGCTCCCATCCAAGGGCACCGGCACATCAAAGCATTCGACGGCCAGACCTTTTCCGCACACGGGCTTGGGCACCTTCTGTGTGCCCACAAACCAGCAGTTGCTGAGCAGGGATGCTGTGGAGAGGCTGAGTGATAGCATGTTGAGGATGGCAGATAGGAGTGTCCGCTGGGCAGAGCAGCCCTTCGGGAGTTCCATCTGGAATAGACAAGCACAAGGGGAGAGCCTGACTTCAGAACCTCCCAGGAGATCTGGGTACCCTTCCCGGTGACTGCCTGGGCTCAAGCCACACTAGTCCTCCACGATAATGGGGCCCCTCTGGTCCCCGGGGAGCTTTCTTGCAAGGAGCCACGAATGAGAGGGTTTAGCTTCAGGAATGGCCTGGAGTGGGCACCAGGGTGGTGATGTT harbors:
- the GSG1 gene encoding germ cell-specific gene 1 protein isoform X2, encoding MSNPSQLTQNVCLTQKMELPKGCSAQRTLLSAILNMLSLSLSTASLLSNCWFVGTQKVPKPVCGKGLAVECFDVPVPLDGSGANSSSPEVVQYSWEAGDDRFSFHTFWSGMWLSCEETVEEPGERCRTFNELTPPTERGEKGLLEFATLQGPRHPTLRFGGKRLMEKAFLPHPPLGLVAKILWLSLGAQFLSIGLEFVSFLLLLMDLLFTRNPGCGLKLSAFAAISSVLSGLLGMVAHMMYSQVFQATANLGPEDWRPHAWNYGWAFYTAWLSFTCCMVSAVTTFNAYTKLVLEFKCKHSKSFKGKLSCPPHHPQCFLEQLSCAAPMGHPLTSYHQYHPQPVRSVSEGVDFYSGLHHKGFQGPSQRLKEEAAGSSIEEEPC
- the GSG1 gene encoding germ cell-specific gene 1 protein isoform X4 produces the protein MSNPSQLTQNVCLTQKMELPKGCSAQRTLLSAILNMLSLSLSTASLLSNCWFVGTQKVPKPVCGKGLAVECFDVPVPLDGSGANSSSPEVVQYSWEAGDDRFSFHTFWSGMWLSCEETVEEPGERCRTFNELTPPTEREILWLSLGAQFLSIGLEFVSFLLLLMDLLFTRNPGCGLKLSAFAAISSVLSGLLGMVAHMMYSQVFQATANLGPEDWRPHAWNYGWAFYTAWLSFTCCMVSAVTTFNAYTKLVLEFKCKHSKSFKGKLSCPPHHPQCFLEQLSCAAPMGHPLTSYHQYHPQPVRSVSEGVDFYSGLHHKGFQGPSQRLKEEAAGSSIEEEPC
- the GSG1 gene encoding germ cell-specific gene 1 protein isoform X3 — its product is MASCGPDSCKTLTMAKMELPKGCSAQRTLLSAILNMLSLSLSTASLLSNCWFVGTQKVPKPVCGKGLAVECFDVPVPLDGSGANSSSPEVVQYSWEAGDDRFSFHTFWSGMWLSCEETVEEPGERCRTFNELTPPTEREILWLSLGAQFLSIGLEFVSFLLLLMDLLFTRNPGCGLKLSAFAAISSVLSGLLGMVAHMMYSQVFQATANLGPEDWRPHAWNYGWAFYTAWLSFTCCMVSAVTTFNAYTKLVLEFKCKHSKSFKGKLSCPPHHPQCFLEQLSCAAPMGHPLTSYHQYHPQPVRSVSEGVDFYSGLHHKGFQGPSQRLKEEAAGSSIEEEPC
- the GSG1 gene encoding germ cell-specific gene 1 protein isoform X1 — protein: MASCGPDSCKTLTMAKMELPKGCSAQRTLLSAILNMLSLSLSTASLLSNCWFVGTQKVPKPVCGKGLAVECFDVPVPLDGSGANSSSPEVVQYSWEAGDDRFSFHTFWSGMWLSCEETVEEPGERCRTFNELTPPTERGEKGLLEFATLQGPRHPTLRFGGKRLMEKAFLPHPPLGLVAKILWLSLGAQFLSIGLEFVSFLLLLMDLLFTRNPGCGLKLSAFAAISSVLSGLLGMVAHMMYSQVFQATANLGPEDWRPHAWNYGWAFYTAWLSFTCCMVSAVTTFNAYTKLVLEFKCKHSKSFKGKLSCPPHHPQCFLEQLSCAAPMGHPLTSYHQYHPQPVRSVSEGVDFYSGLHHKGFQGPSQRLKEEAAGSSIEEEPC